Proteins encoded in a region of the Pseudomonas syringae KCTC 12500 genome:
- a CDS encoding CsbD family protein: MSSTSDKAKGMANEAVGNVKQAVGKATDNDKLQAEGKVQELKGEGQQAVGKVKDAIKKGVDKA, encoded by the coding sequence ATGAGCAGCACCAGCGATAAAGCCAAAGGTATGGCCAACGAAGCAGTTGGTAACGTCAAGCAGGCTGTTGGCAAGGCTACCGACAATGACAAGCTGCAGGCTGAAGGCAAGGTACAAGAGCTGAAAGGCGAAGGCCAGCAGGCCGTAGGCAAGGTCAAGGACGCGATCAAGAAGGGCGTTGACAAGGCTTGA
- a CDS encoding DUF6279 family lipoprotein, whose product MQSLFKAFVTLLMTVALLAGCNQVGLAYRNLDVIIPWTLSDYLDMNSEQKGWLDVRLKQHLSWHCSTQLPEYLTWLDKLEDMVKTDQVTYEGLQARTSEAKEAIAKISKEITPSAVELLSRFDDKQVQEMQESFAKDQRKRENKYLDQPLERQIAERADRMQKRVTPWVGKLNQAQKDRIQAWSASLGEQNKAWIENRTRWQNLFLATVQQRQASDFPQRIAALLQDRETFWTPEYRKAYDQTEKAAISLIVDITALSTPEQRAKLLSRIADMRKDFTDLDCLKSQK is encoded by the coding sequence ATGCAGTCTTTATTCAAAGCATTCGTCACGCTGTTGATGACCGTTGCACTGCTCGCAGGATGCAATCAGGTAGGACTGGCGTATCGCAACCTCGACGTGATCATTCCGTGGACGCTCAGCGACTACCTGGACATGAATTCGGAACAGAAAGGCTGGCTGGACGTGCGCCTCAAGCAACATTTGAGCTGGCACTGCAGCACCCAGCTGCCGGAATACCTGACCTGGCTGGACAAGCTCGAAGACATGGTCAAGACCGACCAGGTGACGTACGAAGGGCTGCAGGCTCGTACCAGCGAAGCCAAAGAGGCGATTGCCAAGATCTCGAAGGAAATCACCCCGTCTGCGGTGGAGTTGCTGTCGCGCTTTGATGACAAGCAGGTGCAGGAGATGCAGGAGTCGTTCGCCAAGGATCAGCGCAAGCGCGAAAACAAATACCTCGACCAGCCACTGGAACGCCAGATCGCAGAACGTGCCGACCGTATGCAGAAACGCGTGACGCCGTGGGTCGGCAAGCTCAATCAGGCGCAGAAAGACCGCATTCAGGCCTGGTCTGCATCGCTGGGCGAACAGAACAAGGCCTGGATTGAAAACCGTACGCGTTGGCAAAACCTGTTCCTGGCCACCGTGCAGCAGCGGCAGGCCAGCGACTTTCCGCAACGCATCGCCGCACTACTGCAGGACCGCGAAACGTTCTGGACCCCTGAATACCGCAAGGCCTACGACCAGACCGAGAAAGCCGCGATATCGCTGATCGTCGACATCACCGCCCTGAGCAC
- a CDS encoding DsbA family oxidoreductase: protein MNTVGPLKIDVWSDYVCPFCYLQLAVLEQLQQTYGERLEFNWHAFELRPDPLALLDPSADYLRETWSRSVLPMADRRQVTMKMPSVQPRSRKVLEAAAFSRNAGSFEAFHKEAYRAFFEKGLDIGETHTLLELAATTGLDRQAMEQALNAGHFEKAVMDDQQLAQKLGLRAVPVLLLRRSGEALEDARVFNGTLPFERLSQEIDALATWA from the coding sequence ATGAACACTGTTGGTCCCCTGAAAATAGATGTCTGGAGCGACTACGTCTGCCCCTTCTGCTACCTGCAACTGGCCGTCCTGGAACAGCTTCAGCAAACCTACGGTGAACGGCTCGAATTCAATTGGCATGCCTTTGAACTGCGCCCTGATCCGCTGGCACTGCTCGACCCGAGTGCCGATTATCTGCGTGAAACCTGGTCTCGCTCAGTGCTGCCGATGGCCGACAGGCGTCAGGTGACAATGAAGATGCCCAGCGTTCAGCCGCGCAGCCGCAAGGTGCTGGAAGCCGCGGCGTTTTCCAGGAACGCAGGAAGTTTTGAAGCCTTCCACAAAGAGGCTTATCGGGCTTTCTTCGAAAAGGGGCTGGATATCGGCGAGACGCACACGTTGCTCGAGCTGGCCGCCACCACCGGACTGGATCGGCAAGCGATGGAGCAGGCACTCAACGCCGGTCATTTCGAAAAGGCCGTGATGGACGACCAGCAATTGGCGCAAAAGCTTGGACTCAGAGCGGTGCCGGTCCTGCTGCTGCGACGCAGTGGCGAGGCACTGGAAGACGCCCGGGTATTCAACGGCACCTTGCCGTTCGAGCGCCTGAGCCAGGAAATAGACGCGCTCGCCACCTGGGCCTGA
- a CDS encoding YihY/virulence factor BrkB family protein, with amino-acid sequence MIFPHLRKLKVGKVLVRTVNEFLDDEMSTYASALAYQMLFSLFPFLLFLIALIGFLHLPDFFSWLRLQSEFLLPPQALEQVNPVIDQLQQSKGGLLSIGIVIALWTASAGVRLMMSAMNAAYDVVEGRPIWKRLPLSILYTVGIAGMLLAAAAFMVLGPQVMNWIAAQIGMEDFIVTLWTILRWPAIIILLMVAVALIYYVMPDVKQEFRFITPGSVLAVVVWIFASLAFGFYVKTFADYNAMYGSIGAIIVLLLYFYISAAVLLLGAEMNAVIEHMSAEGKDAGEKEAGDGGEESSETDKQHVSGLGRDHSVPLQKADEA; translated from the coding sequence ATGATTTTCCCCCATTTGCGTAAATTGAAAGTCGGCAAGGTGCTGGTGAGAACCGTCAACGAGTTCCTCGATGACGAGATGTCCACCTATGCATCGGCACTGGCTTACCAGATGCTGTTTTCTCTGTTTCCGTTCCTGCTGTTTCTGATCGCGCTGATCGGTTTCTTGCATCTGCCGGACTTTTTCTCCTGGTTGCGATTGCAATCGGAGTTCCTCTTGCCGCCGCAGGCGCTCGAGCAGGTCAACCCGGTCATCGACCAGTTGCAGCAGTCCAAGGGTGGCTTGCTGTCGATCGGTATCGTCATCGCGCTTTGGACCGCGTCAGCGGGCGTGCGCCTGATGATGAGCGCCATGAACGCTGCGTACGACGTCGTCGAAGGGCGTCCTATCTGGAAGCGTCTGCCGCTGTCGATTCTCTACACCGTAGGCATTGCCGGCATGTTGCTGGCGGCGGCCGCCTTCATGGTGCTCGGGCCGCAGGTCATGAACTGGATTGCCGCGCAGATCGGCATGGAAGACTTCATCGTCACACTGTGGACCATCCTGCGCTGGCCCGCGATCATCATTCTGCTGATGGTCGCTGTGGCACTGATCTATTACGTGATGCCTGACGTCAAACAGGAGTTTCGCTTCATCACCCCAGGCTCGGTGCTGGCCGTGGTGGTGTGGATCTTTGCTTCCCTGGCCTTCGGTTTTTACGTCAAGACCTTTGCCGACTACAACGCCATGTACGGCAGCATCGGCGCGATCATCGTGCTGCTGCTGTATTTCTACATCTCGGCGGCGGTGCTGTTGCTGGGGGCGGAAATGAATGCGGTGATCGAGCACATGTCCGCTGAAGGCAAGGACGCAGGCGAGAAGGAAGCCGGTGACGGCGGGGAAGAAAGCAGCGAGACAGACAAGCAGCATGTCTCCGGTCTGGGCCGCGACCACTCAGTGCCGCTGCAGAAGGCTGACGAAGCCTGA
- a CDS encoding DUF2177 family protein, whose amino-acid sequence MKRILIAYFGTLLAFLILDGLWLGVLMGPTYREWLGPLMLDTPVLGPAVAFYLLYGAGVVFFGVMPALRAQRLSHATLCSGLLGLIAYGTYDLTNWATLQGWPGQLALVDHAWGTIVSALAGTAGYLAVRRFA is encoded by the coding sequence ATGAAAAGAATACTGATCGCTTACTTCGGCACATTGCTGGCGTTTCTGATCCTCGACGGACTGTGGCTGGGCGTGTTGATGGGGCCGACCTACCGTGAATGGCTCGGACCGCTGATGCTCGATACGCCCGTATTAGGACCTGCCGTCGCGTTTTATCTGCTGTATGGGGCGGGGGTGGTGTTTTTCGGCGTCATGCCTGCGCTCAGAGCGCAACGACTGAGCCATGCGACATTGTGCAGCGGTCTGCTGGGGCTGATTGCCTATGGCACCTATGACCTGACCAACTGGGCCACCTTGCAGGGCTGGCCGGGGCAGCTGGCGCTGGTGGATCATGCGTGGGGCACGATTGTGTCGGCGCTGGCCGGTACGGCGGGCTATCTGGCGGTACGTCGATTTGCGTGA
- the def gene encoding peptide deformylase: protein MIHKILKMGDERLLRIAPPVPAEMFGSSELDTLIADMFETMHSVGGVGLAAPQIGIDLQLVIFGFERNERYPQAEAVPQTILINPLITPLSPTLEEGWEGCLSVPGLRGMVDRYQSIRYEGFDPQGQPIERVAHGFHARVVQHECDHLIGRLYPSRITDFSKFGFMDVMFPDMDPNADE, encoded by the coding sequence ATGATCCACAAAATCCTGAAGATGGGCGATGAGCGCTTGTTGCGCATCGCCCCTCCGGTGCCCGCAGAGATGTTCGGCAGCAGCGAGCTCGATACGCTGATTGCTGACATGTTCGAAACCATGCACAGCGTCGGCGGTGTTGGCTTGGCGGCACCGCAGATCGGCATTGACCTGCAACTGGTGATTTTCGGTTTCGAGCGCAACGAGCGCTATCCCCAGGCCGAGGCGGTCCCGCAGACGATCCTCATCAACCCGCTGATTACCCCGCTGAGCCCGACGCTGGAAGAGGGCTGGGAAGGGTGTCTGTCAGTGCCCGGATTGCGCGGCATGGTGGACCGTTATCAGAGCATTCGTTACGAAGGCTTCGATCCTCAAGGCCAGCCCATCGAGCGTGTTGCCCATGGCTTTCACGCGCGGGTCGTTCAGCATGAATGCGACCACCTGATCGGTCGGCTTTACCCGTCGCGTATCACCGATTTCAGCAAATTCGGCTTCATGGACGTGATGTTTCCGGACATGGACCCCAACGCCGACGAGTGA
- a CDS encoding TorF family putative porin: MLSHRLHVLSFSAMLVCQSVSAQVLERDLGDFDLKLATTPTRSMAQGLVTPTGGSGSFHGGMDLTHESGFYFGQWAPNVGLASDTAMELDSYMGFKKPFDNTLGYELGMIRYSYPDTSQIDSHEFYAGLRMRDSRIGAAFSNDVGTRDSTVFVDLGAIEQLGVGVRMQYANHQFDTPQSAADGGLINGFNDWSLNLSRPWLGIDMNLIYSGSSLSGGDCSVYSGHNARCDGTFTLKAVRSFF, translated from the coding sequence ATGCTCAGCCATCGCTTACACGTGCTGTCTTTCAGCGCCATGCTTGTTTGTCAGTCCGTCTCTGCCCAGGTTCTGGAGCGGGATCTGGGCGACTTCGACCTGAAACTCGCCACCACGCCTACGCGCAGCATGGCCCAGGGTCTGGTAACGCCCACCGGCGGCTCCGGCTCCTTTCACGGCGGCATGGACCTGACTCACGAGAGCGGTTTCTACTTCGGGCAGTGGGCGCCCAACGTGGGCCTGGCCTCCGATACCGCGATGGAGCTCGATTCCTACATGGGCTTCAAGAAGCCCTTCGATAACACCCTTGGCTACGAGCTGGGGATGATTCGTTACAGTTACCCCGACACCAGCCAGATCGACAGCCACGAGTTCTATGCCGGTCTGCGCATGCGTGACAGCCGGATCGGTGCGGCCTTCAGCAACGATGTCGGTACCCGCGACAGCACGGTATTCGTCGATCTGGGCGCCATCGAGCAACTCGGCGTCGGGGTGCGCATGCAGTACGCCAATCACCAGTTCGATACCCCGCAGTCCGCAGCCGACGGCGGGTTGATCAACGGCTTCAACGACTGGTCGCTGAACCTGTCACGCCCCTGGCTGGGCATCGACATGAACCTCATCTACAGCGGCTCCAGCCTGAGCGGCGGCGATTGCAGCGTTTACAGCGGCCACAACGCACGCTGTGACGGGACGTTTACCCTCAAAGCGGTGCGTTCATTCTTTTAA
- a CDS encoding GNAT family N-acetyltransferase has protein sequence MSEIQFYPLPDECRPLLGKFYREHQSSMRAASQGQAWVAKQAEIIGALCLTPVAEGHWLTGLFVAPALRGQAVARGLIEAALQPLGGPVWLFCHPDLLGFYQRSGFETAQRLPQALGERFMRYSRSKPLIALCREA, from the coding sequence ATGTCCGAAATCCAGTTCTACCCGCTACCTGATGAATGTCGCCCATTGCTGGGCAAGTTCTACCGCGAGCACCAGTCGTCAATGCGCGCTGCCAGCCAAGGCCAGGCATGGGTTGCAAAGCAGGCAGAAATCATCGGCGCGTTGTGCTTGACGCCTGTTGCAGAGGGGCATTGGCTGACCGGGCTGTTCGTGGCGCCGGCGCTGCGTGGACAAGCAGTGGCGCGGGGCCTGATCGAAGCGGCATTGCAACCTCTGGGCGGGCCGGTGTGGCTGTTCTGCCATCCTGATCTGCTGGGCTTCTACCAGCGCTCAGGGTTCGAGACGGCACAGCGTCTGCCACAGGCTCTGGGCGAAAGATTCATGCGTTACAGCCGCAGCAAGCCGCTGATCGCACTGTGCCGCGAAGCCTGA
- a CDS encoding ABC transporter substrate-binding protein, translated as MKSITRLLGCSLLALGLLGQTATAAEKTKPIQFGALTWESGSLITEVLRTIVEKGYGYPTDTLPGSTVSLETALAKNDIQVIAEEWTGRSPVWVKAEEEGKVLGLGNIVKDATEGWWVPEYVIKGDAAKGIKPLAPDLKSVADLARYKDVFKDPESPDKGRFLNSPSGWTSEIVNTQKLKAYGLADSFVNFRTGSGAALDAEVASSIRLGKPVLFYYWSPTPLLGKYKLIKLDEPAFDAEAWKTLTDASNPNPRGTSSLAATLSIGVSAEFSKQYPELVSVFKGVDFPIDLLNKTLGEMSDKHEDAKVVAARFLKQHPDVWKAWVPADVAERVSSGL; from the coding sequence ATGAAATCAATAACACGACTACTGGGCTGTTCACTTCTGGCGCTGGGCCTACTGGGGCAGACCGCGACAGCGGCTGAAAAAACCAAGCCTATCCAGTTTGGCGCGCTGACCTGGGAAAGCGGCAGCCTGATCACTGAAGTCCTGCGTACCATTGTCGAGAAGGGCTATGGCTACCCGACCGATACCCTGCCAGGCAGTACGGTCAGCCTGGAAACCGCGCTGGCGAAAAATGACATTCAGGTGATCGCCGAAGAGTGGACCGGACGCAGTCCGGTGTGGGTCAAGGCTGAAGAGGAAGGCAAGGTGCTCGGCCTGGGCAACATCGTCAAAGATGCGACCGAAGGCTGGTGGGTGCCCGAGTACGTGATCAAGGGCGACGCCGCCAAAGGTATCAAGCCGCTGGCGCCTGACCTGAAGTCTGTCGCGGACCTGGCGCGCTACAAGGACGTCTTCAAAGACCCGGAATCGCCGGACAAGGGCCGATTCCTCAACAGCCCGAGCGGCTGGACCTCGGAAATCGTCAACACCCAGAAACTCAAGGCTTATGGCCTGGCCGACAGTTTCGTCAATTTCCGCACCGGCTCGGGCGCAGCACTGGACGCCGAGGTCGCATCGTCCATCCGGCTCGGCAAGCCGGTGTTGTTTTACTACTGGTCACCTACGCCCCTGTTGGGCAAGTACAAGCTGATTAAACTGGACGAGCCCGCCTTTGACGCTGAAGCCTGGAAAACCCTGACCGACGCCAGCAACCCCAACCCGCGCGGCACGTCTTCGCTGGCGGCAACGCTGTCGATCGGCGTATCGGCAGAGTTCAGCAAGCAATACCCTGAGCTGGTGAGTGTCTTCAAGGGCGTGGATTTCCCGATTGACCTGCTGAACAAGACCCTGGGCGAAATGAGTGACAAGCATGAGGATGCCAAGGTCGTGGCTGCACGTTTTCTCAAGCAGCATCCCGACGTCTGGAAAGCCTGGGTGCCTGCCGATGTGGCGGAACGGGTCAGCAGCGGTCTTTGA
- a CDS encoding CvfB family protein, producing MALIGRYNSLQIVKHTNFGLYLDGAQDGEILLPNRYIPKDVPTEDEDWLNVFVYLDSEDKLLATTEKPKVQVGEFASLKVVEVNSIGVFLDWGLPKDLLLPYSEEKRTLQAGDYCVVHVYLDKHTRRITATARLDRYLDKTPANYSVGQEVDLLVAEATDMGFKAIINNKHWGLIHKNEVFKFMRAGKQEKGYIKEIRSDGNISLSLQPVGAEAASSLNSKILAKLRENDGTLPVSDKSDPQVISGLFGVSKGNFKKAIGALYKQGQIVIYADRIELV from the coding sequence ATGGCTTTAATCGGGCGCTACAACAGCTTGCAAATCGTCAAGCACACGAACTTCGGTCTGTATCTGGACGGTGCGCAGGATGGTGAAATCCTTCTGCCCAATCGGTACATCCCCAAGGACGTTCCTACGGAAGATGAAGACTGGCTCAATGTGTTCGTCTATCTGGACAGCGAAGACAAGCTGCTCGCCACCACTGAAAAGCCCAAGGTGCAGGTCGGTGAGTTCGCCAGCCTGAAGGTGGTTGAAGTCAACAGCATCGGTGTGTTCCTCGACTGGGGCCTGCCCAAGGACCTGTTGCTGCCGTACTCCGAAGAGAAGCGCACGCTGCAGGCCGGTGATTACTGCGTGGTTCACGTCTACCTCGACAAGCACACACGGCGCATCACCGCCACTGCGCGTCTGGACCGCTACCTGGATAAAACTCCCGCCAATTACAGCGTGGGGCAGGAAGTCGATTTGCTGGTCGCCGAAGCGACCGACATGGGCTTCAAGGCGATCATCAACAACAAGCACTGGGGCCTGATTCACAAGAACGAAGTGTTCAAGTTCATGCGCGCCGGCAAGCAGGAAAAAGGCTACATCAAGGAAATTCGCAGCGACGGCAATATCAGCCTGAGCCTGCAGCCCGTCGGTGCAGAGGCCGCAAGCAGCCTGAATTCGAAGATTCTTGCCAAGCTGCGCGAGAACGACGGCACGCTGCCGGTCAGCGATAAAAGTGATCCGCAGGTCATCAGCGGCCTGTTTGGCGTCAGCAAGGGCAACTTCAAAAAGGCCATTGGTGCGTTGTACAAGCAGGGCCAGATCGTGATTTACGCCGACCGTATCGAGCTGGTCTGA